In one Bacteroidota bacterium genomic region, the following are encoded:
- a CDS encoding RimK/LysX family protein, whose amino-acid sequence MLTVGWREWVALPDLGLLGVEAKVDTGAEFAVLHAFDLERFTDAGAPWVRFNVHPLRANERVVVACEAAVVDEHAVTSSNGQSETRLAIETTLRLGPQVDAPSWPILVTLTDRRTMRFRMLVGRASLESRVLVDPAASFLQGRVPDAQALYG is encoded by the coding sequence ATGCTGACTGTCGGCTGGCGCGAGTGGGTGGCGCTGCCGGACCTGGGGCTGCTCGGGGTCGAGGCGAAGGTGGACACCGGGGCCGAGTTTGCGGTGCTGCATGCGTTTGACCTGGAGCGCTTCACCGATGCCGGAGCGCCGTGGGTGCGCTTCAACGTGCACCCGCTGCGGGCGAACGAGCGCGTGGTCGTCGCATGCGAAGCGGCCGTGGTTGACGAGCACGCGGTCACGTCGTCCAACGGGCAGAGCGAGACGCGCCTCGCTATCGAGACGACGCTGAGATTGGGTCCGCAGGTGGATGCGCCGTCGTGGCCCATCCTTGTCACGCTCACCGACCGTCGCACGATGCGCTTCCGGATGCTCGTCGGCCGTGCATCGCTCGAAAGCCGCGTGCTCGTAGACCCCGCTGCGTCGTTCCTCCAGGGTCGCGTGCCGGACGCGCAGGCGCTCTATGGCTGA
- a CDS encoding NAD(P)H-binding protein produces MTILLAGASGLVGRHALDMLLGTPEYTRILVPTRRDLAGSDRLGLLVQHPNVRQVLVDFAKLEDRAVDLRADHVLCALGTTIKQAGSQARFLEIDRDMPVSLARVTKVAGATRFAYVSSLGADEDARTFYLRSKGETEALLRNVGFESVTLLRPSLLLGGRGEFRLGERIGQGLGALVRPLLPARVKPVHAATVAAALIQAVRQDHVGTRVAEGRTLFDLAEGWRREVRD; encoded by the coding sequence ATGACCATTCTCCTCGCCGGTGCGTCCGGCCTCGTCGGTCGGCATGCGCTCGACATGCTCCTCGGCACGCCCGAGTACACCCGCATTCTCGTCCCGACGCGCCGCGACCTGGCGGGCTCGGACCGGCTCGGCCTCCTCGTCCAGCACCCGAACGTACGGCAGGTGCTCGTCGATTTTGCAAAGCTGGAGGACCGTGCCGTCGACCTCCGCGCGGACCATGTGCTCTGCGCGCTCGGCACGACAATCAAGCAGGCCGGTTCACAGGCGCGCTTCCTAGAAATCGACCGCGATATGCCCGTTTCGCTCGCGCGGGTGACGAAAGTCGCGGGCGCAACGCGCTTCGCCTACGTGAGTTCGCTCGGGGCCGACGAGGACGCGCGCACGTTCTACCTCCGGTCCAAGGGCGAGACGGAGGCGCTGCTGCGCAACGTCGGCTTCGAGAGCGTGACGCTGCTGCGCCCGTCGCTGCTGCTCGGCGGCCGCGGCGAGTTTCGGCTGGGCGAGCGCATCGGGCAGGGCCTCGGCGCGCTCGTGCGTCCGCTGTTGCCCGCACGCGTCAAGCCCGTCCACGCCGCGACGGTGGCCGCCGCGCTCATCCAGGCCGTACGCCAGGACCACGTCGGCACGCGCGTCGCGGAGGGCCGTACGCTGTTCGACCTCGCCGAAGGCTGGCGGCGCGAAGTGCGAGACTGA
- the tesB gene encoding acyl-CoA thioesterase II: MSAALADFLELLDLEPIEVNIFRGQNRFLGWNRVFGGQVLAQALVAASRTVPEDRPCHSLHAYFILAGDVKAPIVYEVDRIRDGGSFTTRRVVAIQHGRPIFNMSASFQRVEDGIEHQDTVPDVPGPDGLPTELELLTRRADRLPASVRDVYLQPRPFEFRPVNYHEPFAPEASPPVHDIWFRTTGTVTDAEGPEALLAQQAVLAYVSDHNLLGSAIRPHALTFFDPNLQAASLDHALWFHRPFRVDEWLLYHVESPSAAGARGLALGQIYTQDGRLVASVAQEGLLRQRPGKNVRVGVK, translated from the coding sequence ATGTCCGCTGCGCTCGCCGACTTCCTCGAACTCCTCGACCTCGAACCCATCGAGGTGAACATCTTCCGGGGGCAGAACCGCTTCCTTGGCTGGAACCGTGTCTTCGGCGGGCAGGTGCTCGCGCAGGCGCTCGTGGCCGCCAGCCGCACCGTGCCCGAGGACCGGCCGTGCCACTCGCTGCACGCCTACTTCATCCTGGCCGGCGACGTGAAGGCGCCCATCGTGTATGAGGTGGACCGCATCCGCGACGGTGGCTCGTTCACGACGCGGCGCGTGGTGGCCATCCAGCACGGGCGGCCCATCTTCAACATGTCGGCGTCGTTCCAGCGCGTCGAGGACGGCATCGAGCACCAGGACACGGTGCCGGACGTGCCCGGCCCCGACGGCCTCCCGACGGAGCTCGAACTGCTCACTAGGCGGGCGGATCGTCTTCCGGCGTCGGTGCGCGATGTCTACCTCCAGCCGCGCCCGTTCGAGTTCCGGCCGGTCAACTACCACGAGCCATTCGCGCCCGAGGCGAGCCCGCCGGTCCACGACATCTGGTTTCGCACGACGGGCACGGTCACCGACGCGGAGGGTCCCGAGGCATTGCTCGCGCAGCAGGCTGTCCTGGCCTACGTCTCCGACCACAACCTGCTCGGGTCGGCGATCCGTCCGCACGCGCTGACGTTCTTCGACCCCAACCTCCAGGCGGCCAGCCTCGACCACGCGCTCTGGTTCCACCGCCCATTCCGTGTCGACGAGTGGCTCTTGTACCACGTCGAAAGTCCGTCGGCGGCAGGCGCGCGGGGCCTCGCGCTCGGCCAGATCTACACGCAGGACGGGCGACTCGTAGCGTCGGTGGCGCAGGAGGGGCTGCTGCGGCAGCGTCCTGGCAAGAATGTGCGCGTCGGCGTGAAGTGA
- a CDS encoding tyrosine-type recombinase/integrase translates to MPDSPDARIGSAAPIGGSTGLPGLALSLGDLEARLDGFVTEYLAGKSKETIGTYRRSLNEFERYFAVLQQRPVMERFRFRTADVEGYKTYLMKERGLSQVSVSTYLTALRRLCQYLVERGELAENPAKAVKGNRRPTDHSRKVLTVEQVRHLLDHVETDTTIGKRDHTIMMLMLYAGLAEIEIVRADLEDLEQTLMGWTLRVQGKGHTEKDQEVPIDPPVMDAIRLYLDARGRIRPADPLFVSHGHRSDGERLNTRSIRSRINQHLKAADLKKPGITPHSLTHTAALIWLNDGMSVHEVKQRMRHGTLDTTMIYFKKQGLLTREQDDV, encoded by the coding sequence ATGCCCGACTCCCCAGACGCCCGCATCGGTAGCGCCGCTCCCATCGGCGGCTCAACGGGGCTCCCCGGCCTTGCGCTTTCCCTCGGCGACCTCGAGGCGCGCCTCGACGGCTTTGTAACGGAATACCTCGCGGGCAAGAGCAAGGAGACCATCGGCACGTACCGCCGCTCGCTCAACGAATTCGAGCGCTATTTCGCGGTCCTCCAGCAGCGCCCGGTTATGGAGCGCTTCCGCTTCCGCACGGCCGACGTGGAGGGCTACAAGACCTACCTGATGAAAGAGCGCGGCCTGAGCCAGGTTAGCGTCTCCACCTACCTCACGGCGCTGAGGCGGCTCTGCCAGTACCTCGTCGAGCGCGGCGAACTTGCCGAGAACCCGGCGAAGGCGGTCAAGGGCAACCGCCGCCCCACGGACCACTCGCGCAAGGTGCTCACCGTCGAGCAGGTGCGCCACCTCCTCGACCACGTCGAGACGGACACCACCATCGGCAAGCGCGACCACACGATCATGATGCTGATGCTCTACGCGGGCCTCGCCGAGATTGAGATCGTGCGCGCCGACCTCGAAGACCTGGAGCAGACGCTCATGGGCTGGACCCTCCGCGTGCAAGGCAAAGGTCACACCGAGAAAGACCAGGAAGTCCCCATCGACCCGCCCGTGATGGACGCGATCCGCCTCTACCTAGACGCGCGCGGGCGTATCCGCCCTGCCGACCCGCTCTTCGTCAGCCACGGTCACCGCTCCGACGGCGAGCGCCTCAACACGCGCTCGATCCGTAGCCGCATCAATCAGCACCTCAAGGCCGCCGACCTCAAGAAGCCCGGCATCACGCCGCACTCGCTCACGCACACCGCCGCGCTCATCTGGCTCAACGACGGCATGAGCGTCCACGAGGTCAAGCAGCGCATGCGCCACGGTACGCTGGACACGACGATGATCTACTTCAAGAAGCAGGGGCTCCTCACGCGGGAGCAGGACGACGTCTAG